The following are from one region of the Jatrophihabitans telluris genome:
- a CDS encoding putative bifunctional diguanylate cyclase/phosphodiesterase produces the protein MSATNRPSFWRPSAFAFFLQLAIVLGWILLASAVVVVFTSNLRAAGTPLLMTAVLLVALELLPLVQGRGHDPQGVVMSTAFVAGMLFLWGIWPAVLVVSIAALVSDINVGKAPWKILFNVGQYNVSVAAGWLVMMAAGKTPSLEHPLSHFTGRDLLWMIAVWVVYFLTNDVLVSGVLAWTDSFAAVFLDDFWHYSAMTFSVLALSPLVVVMAQQASVLLPLLLVPLLLVYRTAQVSLDQEHQAGHDPLTDLPNRKNLLSTLDDALTKARRERSSFGLMLIDLDHFKEVNDTLGHHVGDQVLIHFAERLAGAVRDGDLVARLGGDEFAIIVDDADAETAYEVAERVRGAMTDPISLEGLLFDIEASIGIAIHPEHGDRADDLLRRADVAMYDAKANRSGIANYTPARDRNSPDRLGLLGELRQGLTDDSLTLVYQPKLSMLDGSLLGVEALIRWNHPVRGAVAPDEFIPLAERSGIMPQLTERVITVALDQLVAWRESGLIVQVAVNVSVTDLAGTRLIDLVRSGLQARSLPAAQLQLEITERVVAQETAELNEALAAFSAMGVTVSLDDFGTGYSSLLRLQSLPVDEIKIDRAFVAGLVGTDGGPGIVQAVIELAHALGLPAIAEGVETEQEWNTLRALGCDGGQGWFVARPMTPDVAGAWLHERLASPRSTVSPITKNQRAS, from the coding sequence GTGTCCGCCACGAACCGTCCGTCCTTCTGGCGGCCATCGGCCTTCGCGTTCTTCCTCCAGCTGGCCATCGTGCTGGGATGGATCCTGCTCGCGAGTGCGGTCGTCGTCGTGTTCACCTCGAACCTGCGCGCGGCCGGCACCCCCTTGCTCATGACTGCGGTACTGCTCGTCGCGCTGGAGTTGCTGCCCCTGGTCCAGGGACGCGGCCACGATCCGCAAGGCGTCGTGATGTCGACCGCCTTCGTGGCCGGCATGCTCTTCCTCTGGGGAATCTGGCCCGCCGTCCTGGTCGTCAGCATCGCCGCCCTCGTCTCGGACATCAACGTCGGCAAAGCCCCCTGGAAGATCCTGTTCAACGTCGGGCAGTACAACGTCTCCGTCGCCGCCGGGTGGCTGGTCATGATGGCGGCGGGCAAGACCCCGTCGCTGGAGCACCCGCTGAGCCACTTCACCGGACGTGACCTGCTCTGGATGATCGCGGTCTGGGTCGTGTACTTCCTGACCAACGACGTGCTGGTCTCCGGAGTGCTGGCCTGGACCGACTCGTTCGCGGCGGTGTTCCTCGACGACTTCTGGCATTACAGCGCCATGACCTTCTCGGTTCTCGCGCTGTCCCCGCTGGTGGTCGTCATGGCCCAGCAGGCGTCGGTGTTGCTGCCGCTGCTCCTCGTGCCGCTGCTGTTGGTCTACCGAACGGCGCAGGTCTCGCTCGACCAGGAGCACCAGGCCGGGCACGATCCGCTGACCGATCTACCCAACCGCAAGAACCTCCTCTCGACCCTGGATGACGCCCTGACCAAGGCACGCCGCGAGCGCAGCTCGTTCGGCCTCATGCTGATCGACCTCGACCATTTCAAGGAGGTCAACGACACGCTCGGCCATCATGTGGGCGATCAGGTCCTGATCCACTTCGCCGAACGGCTGGCGGGCGCGGTCCGCGACGGTGATCTGGTCGCTCGCCTGGGCGGGGACGAGTTCGCGATCATCGTCGACGACGCCGACGCCGAGACCGCCTACGAGGTCGCCGAACGAGTCCGGGGCGCCATGACCGACCCGATTTCGCTCGAGGGACTGCTCTTCGACATCGAGGCCTCGATCGGCATCGCAATTCACCCCGAGCACGGCGACCGGGCCGACGACCTGCTGCGACGGGCCGACGTGGCCATGTACGACGCGAAGGCGAACCGCTCCGGGATCGCCAACTACACCCCGGCGCGGGACCGCAACTCCCCGGACCGGCTCGGTCTGCTGGGCGAGCTGCGCCAGGGTCTCACCGATGATTCGCTGACCCTGGTCTACCAGCCCAAACTCTCGATGCTGGACGGCTCCCTGCTCGGCGTCGAGGCCCTGATCCGATGGAATCACCCGGTTCGCGGCGCGGTCGCGCCGGATGAGTTCATCCCGCTCGCCGAGCGGTCGGGCATCATGCCGCAGCTGACCGAGCGAGTCATCACCGTTGCCCTCGACCAGCTGGTGGCCTGGCGCGAGAGCGGCTTGATCGTCCAGGTCGCGGTCAACGTCTCGGTCACCGACCTGGCCGGCACCCGGTTGATCGACCTGGTGCGCTCCGGTCTGCAGGCGCGCTCGCTGCCCGCCGCGCAGCTGCAGCTGGAGATCACCGAGCGCGTGGTCGCGCAGGAGACCGCGGAGCTCAACGAAGCCCTGGCCGCCTTCTCCGCCATGGGCGTCACGGTCAGCTTGGACGACTTCGGGACGGGCTACTCCTCCCTGTTGCGGCTGCAGTCCCTGCCGGTGGACGAGATCAAGATCGACCGTGCCTTCGTTGCCGGCCTGGTCGGCACCGACGGAGGACCGGGAATCGTGCAGGCCGTCATCGAACTCGCCCATGCTCTCGGGCTGCCCGCCATCGCCGAGGGCGTCGAGACCGAGCAGGAATGGAACACCCTGCGGGCCCTGGGCTGTGACGGCGGCCAGGGCTGGTTCGTCGCTCGCCCCATGACTCCGGACGTGGCCGGCGCGTGGCTGCACGAGCGGCTGGCCAGTCCGCGCAGCACCGTCTCGCCGATCACGAAGAACCAGCGCGCCAGCTAA